The following are from one region of the Alicyclobacillus fastidiosus genome:
- a CDS encoding ABC transporter ATP-binding protein — protein MMMGSGGHGSGGMGGGLGGGRNSWRLRELAENERFEWNIIRRALQSLTPYWPHAILTTLLLVLTSGTTVIPASLTQRIIDDGISKGNLRTILWLTVLLIAVSLVSGLLGVLQTWLGNIIAQNVMADYRLAIFRHIQAQTIRFFTTRQAGDLVSRVMNDVTAIQNVITTTMMGLVNNLLLIAFTTALMFSMNWRMSILALLVVPGFVLPTQRVGRARQRLQGRIQETLSAMTVHLSEVFGVSGALLVRIFQRERAEEVRFADTNRNLRDLQIRQTVIGRWLFMWLGMFSSIGPALLWGYGGWLVIHHRTSIGSIVAFTTLLGRLYGPLSQLAQLHVSVLSSIALFRRIFALLDIVPEVADGPVVLPSRDNAATIALREVTYAYPVATEEGVRRNVLSRVSLTIASGQTVALVGPSGAGKSTLINLMLRFFDPDFGVVEIDGVDARSLQLSSLRSQMGLVPQDPFFFHDTVEQNLLYAKPEATESEIEEACKAAQIHDTILRLPDGYQTLVGERGYRLSGGERQRLAIARVMLQAPRVVLLDEATSALDTLVERQIQTALAMLLEGRTAIVIAHRLSTILAADQIVVLNRGQVVATGDHESLLRSSALYRQLYEAQFSER, from the coding sequence ATGATGATGGGAAGTGGCGGACACGGCAGCGGCGGCATGGGCGGAGGGTTAGGCGGTGGCCGAAATTCTTGGAGATTGCGCGAACTCGCAGAGAACGAGCGGTTTGAATGGAACATCATTCGTCGCGCCCTACAGAGCCTTACTCCTTATTGGCCGCACGCCATCCTTACCACTCTGTTGCTGGTGTTGACCTCTGGCACAACGGTGATCCCCGCCTCGCTCACCCAGCGCATCATCGACGACGGCATCAGCAAAGGCAACCTTCGTACGATTCTCTGGTTGACCGTATTGCTCATCGCCGTCTCGCTCGTCAGTGGTCTATTGGGGGTGTTGCAGACGTGGCTGGGCAACATCATCGCCCAAAACGTGATGGCTGATTATCGACTGGCCATTTTTCGCCACATTCAAGCGCAGACTATCCGCTTCTTCACCACCCGGCAGGCCGGGGATTTGGTGTCGCGGGTGATGAATGACGTCACGGCCATTCAAAATGTGATCACGACCACGATGATGGGGCTGGTCAACAATTTGCTCCTTATCGCCTTCACGACCGCGCTCATGTTTAGCATGAACTGGCGGATGTCGATTCTTGCCCTGCTGGTCGTCCCAGGCTTTGTCTTGCCAACGCAGCGCGTAGGCCGAGCGCGCCAGCGATTGCAGGGGCGCATTCAGGAGACGCTCTCGGCGATGACCGTCCATCTGAGCGAAGTGTTCGGGGTTAGCGGGGCGTTGCTCGTACGGATCTTTCAGCGAGAGCGGGCGGAGGAAGTGCGCTTTGCGGACACAAATCGAAATCTTCGTGATTTGCAGATCCGCCAGACCGTCATCGGTCGATGGCTGTTCATGTGGCTCGGGATGTTCTCCAGTATCGGCCCTGCGCTTTTGTGGGGCTATGGAGGGTGGCTGGTTATTCACCACCGCACGTCGATCGGCTCGATTGTCGCCTTTACGACACTTCTCGGCCGCCTTTACGGTCCACTGAGCCAGCTCGCCCAACTGCACGTGAGCGTCCTCTCGTCGATCGCGCTGTTTCGGCGTATTTTCGCACTGCTCGACATCGTGCCGGAGGTGGCGGACGGCCCTGTTGTCCTGCCCTCTAGAGACAACGCGGCGACCATTGCGCTCCGCGAAGTGACCTACGCATACCCGGTCGCCACGGAAGAGGGAGTTCGCCGCAATGTCCTCTCGCGCGTTTCGTTGACCATCGCCTCGGGGCAGACGGTCGCCCTGGTCGGCCCAAGTGGTGCGGGGAAGTCCACACTCATCAACCTGATGCTTCGATTTTTCGATCCCGATTTTGGCGTCGTCGAGATCGACGGCGTGGATGCGCGTTCGTTGCAATTGTCTTCGTTGCGATCACAAATGGGCCTCGTCCCACAGGATCCATTTTTCTTTCATGACACTGTAGAGCAGAATCTCCTCTATGCCAAGCCTGAGGCGACGGAATCGGAGATCGAGGAGGCCTGCAAAGCTGCACAGATTCACGACACCATCCTCCGCCTGCCAGACGGGTATCAAACCCTGGTCGGGGAGCGCGGTTATCGGCTGTCCGGCGGGGAACGTCAGCGCTTGGCGATCGCTCGGGTGATGCTGCAAGCCCCTCGCGTTGTCCTTCTGGATGAAGCGACCAGTGCTCTGGACACGCTCGTCGAACGACAGATTCAAACCGCGTTGGCTATGTTGCTCGAAGGCCGGACCGCGATTGTCATCGCACACCGCCTGTCGACCATCCTCGCCGCGGATCAAATTGTCGTATTGAACCGCGGGCAGGTGGTCGCTACCGGTGACCACGAATCGCTTCTTCGCAGTTCGGCGCTTTACCGGCAACTTTACGAGGCACAGTTCTCTGAACGGTGA
- a CDS encoding GNAT family protein has product MQLIGNYIYLRFLEESDAPAMLALHLRNRAFFEPYLVDRAETFYTMDYQLRAIAEGHALAAQDQKYSFGVFLSENDELIGNVSLTEIVRGPLQTCWMGYYLDQSQNGRGFVTEAVGLVIAYAFEVLELHRVEAGVMPHNAASIRVLEKAGFEKEGLSKKNVLINGKWEDHLHFAIVNPNDD; this is encoded by the coding sequence ATGCAATTGATCGGGAACTACATTTACCTCAGATTTTTGGAGGAATCTGACGCGCCCGCCATGTTGGCGCTGCATCTTAGAAACCGCGCTTTCTTTGAACCGTATCTCGTCGACAGAGCCGAAACATTCTACACGATGGACTACCAGTTGCGTGCCATTGCCGAGGGTCACGCGTTGGCGGCGCAAGACCAGAAGTATTCTTTTGGCGTCTTTTTAAGTGAGAACGACGAACTGATTGGGAACGTGTCGTTGACCGAAATTGTGCGAGGTCCGTTGCAGACGTGTTGGATGGGATATTACTTGGATCAGTCACAGAATGGCCGCGGATTCGTCACCGAAGCCGTGGGTCTAGTCATCGCTTATGCTTTTGAAGTATTAGAACTTCACCGGGTCGAGGCGGGCGTCATGCCTCACAATGCGGCATCCATTCGCGTGCTTGAGAAGGCAGGGTTCGAGAAAGAAGGTCTGTCGAAAAAGAACGTGTTGATCAACGGAAAGTGGGAAGACCATTTGCATTTTGCCATCGTCAATCCAAATGACGATTGA
- a CDS encoding MerR family transcriptional regulator codes for MEYTVQKLGRLAGVSTRTLRYYDEIGLLTPTRTNSSGYRIYGRAEVDRLQQILFYRALGVKLETIKDLLNSPSFDRAKTLQDHRQQLLAKRAELDVLIANVEKTIAMTEGKITMTDQEKFEGFKRSMIEDNEQQYGAEIRTRYGNDAVDASNAKVLNMTPAQYEEVTQLELSLKSTLAEAFHTGDPESDIAQRAADLHKQWLSYFWPEYSKEAHARLAQMYVDDDRFRANYDKRQPGTAEFLRKAIHIYTKYATE; via the coding sequence GTGGAATATACGGTACAGAAGCTCGGAAGACTCGCGGGCGTGAGCACGAGAACGCTTCGGTATTACGATGAGATCGGGCTGCTTACACCGACGCGGACGAACTCGTCAGGATACCGAATTTACGGTCGGGCGGAAGTAGATAGACTGCAGCAAATCCTCTTTTACAGGGCACTTGGGGTAAAGCTGGAGACGATCAAAGACCTCTTGAACTCCCCTTCCTTTGACCGTGCGAAGACCTTGCAGGACCATCGGCAACAGCTCTTGGCCAAGAGAGCGGAGTTAGATGTGTTGATTGCGAACGTCGAAAAGACCATCGCCATGACAGAAGGGAAAATCACCATGACGGATCAGGAAAAATTCGAAGGGTTTAAGCGATCGATGATCGAGGACAACGAGCAACAGTACGGCGCCGAGATTCGCACGCGGTACGGGAACGATGCCGTCGACGCCTCAAACGCAAAGGTGCTCAACATGACACCTGCTCAGTATGAAGAAGTGACGCAATTAGAACTGAGCCTGAAGTCCACATTGGCCGAGGCGTTTCACACTGGCGATCCCGAAAGCGACATCGCCCAACGTGCGGCTGACCTTCATAAACAGTGGTTGTCCTATTTTTGGCCCGAGTACAGTAAAGAAGCTCACGCACGATTAGCCCAAATGTATGTTGACGATGACCGCTTTAGGGCGAACTACGACAAGAGGCAACCAGGCACCGCCGAATTCCTGCGCAAGGCGATTCACATCTATACAAAATACGCGACTGAGTAA
- a CDS encoding MFS transporter codes for MSGSFSLLLKRDFGVLTVADAVSVLGDQIGWVALLWFATETARDSAAVGLVGLAYGLPGVILGPLVGQIFDRVSHKTVLLVANVGLGAIFLGMPLLYSAHALSWTVLLLLVLVAGCLTPFTSIGWMIIVPSLVRDDELGTANSVVETIWHGASLLGPVLGGVTIARLGAPLTLSADGLSFCIAVGCLLVWKDQSIRETLPRTVSEPFPGRRFWRDTLAGFQLLYRLKPVWWITVAAIVFNIAYGQLEVSLPLLTRRELSGSAFELGTFWTTYFLASLVGSALCGPISRRGRHGVWMSLMAMAWGVSFVPMMAAPSLWVTYLSMGLGGLVFSGFPPLARTSVQRLVPRAHQGSIMGIRGSLIAIGMPAGSYLSGSIGEWLPSSTVIGYTGLLVVVVGISLFSIRSFRTM; via the coding sequence GTGAGTGGTTCCTTTTCGCTGTTGTTGAAGCGCGATTTTGGTGTGTTGACAGTGGCAGATGCCGTGTCCGTGCTCGGAGACCAAATCGGGTGGGTGGCATTGCTGTGGTTTGCTACAGAAACGGCGAGAGATTCAGCCGCGGTTGGACTTGTTGGTCTGGCCTATGGATTGCCTGGGGTGATACTGGGTCCTCTGGTCGGGCAGATATTCGATCGCGTCTCGCATAAAACGGTATTACTCGTCGCGAATGTTGGGCTGGGCGCCATCTTTTTGGGGATGCCGCTATTGTACAGCGCACACGCACTCTCCTGGACGGTACTGCTGCTCTTGGTACTCGTGGCAGGTTGTCTGACGCCCTTCACGAGTATTGGTTGGATGATCATTGTACCGAGTTTAGTCCGGGACGATGAACTAGGGACGGCGAACTCTGTCGTGGAAACAATCTGGCACGGTGCATCCCTTCTGGGGCCGGTGCTGGGTGGAGTCACGATTGCGCGATTGGGGGCGCCGCTTACTCTTAGCGCGGATGGGCTATCTTTTTGCATCGCGGTCGGGTGCCTTCTTGTGTGGAAGGATCAATCAATCCGCGAAACACTTCCGCGAACTGTATCAGAGCCTTTTCCCGGGCGCCGATTTTGGCGAGACACGTTGGCTGGTTTTCAACTTTTGTACAGATTGAAACCCGTGTGGTGGATCACGGTTGCAGCGATCGTTTTCAATATCGCGTACGGACAACTTGAGGTTTCGCTGCCGCTGCTCACTCGACGCGAACTATCTGGCAGCGCGTTTGAGTTGGGCACGTTTTGGACCACATACTTTCTAGCTTCGCTCGTTGGATCGGCGCTTTGTGGTCCAATTTCGAGGCGGGGGCGTCACGGTGTGTGGATGTCCCTGATGGCGATGGCCTGGGGCGTGAGCTTCGTACCGATGATGGCGGCGCCTTCCCTCTGGGTGACCTATTTGTCGATGGGGCTTGGAGGACTGGTGTTTTCGGGATTTCCACCCCTGGCACGCACGTCCGTCCAACGACTGGTGCCTCGTGCGCACCAAGGGAGCATCATGGGTATCAGAGGTTCGCTCATCGCCATCGGGATGCCAGCCGGATCGTATTTGAGCGGGAGTATTGGGGAATGGCTACCGTCTTCAACTGTCATAGGTTACACAGGGCTGTTGGTGGTCGTCGTGGGTATATCCCTTTTTTCCATTCGCTCCTTTCGCACCATGTAA
- a CDS encoding pyridoxamine 5'-phosphate oxidase family protein has translation METENGVNAAVYPLSSFEHQIASEEELRELLGHPSTLVRNKVIDHLDHHCCEFIRLSPYAVLSTCNSDGRCDASPRGDAPGFARVLDERRLVIPERPGNRRMDSLLNILSNPHVGIIFMIPGLEETLRVNGSACVIRDEFILSEMDVNGRRPLVGIGIEVEECYIHCAKALKRSRLWQSDSWPSPSELPNPAKILAEHAAIPDLTPAKVGETLRDSYTNRLY, from the coding sequence TTGGAAACTGAGAATGGAGTGAATGCTGCTGTGTACCCTTTGTCCTCCTTTGAACACCAGATTGCCAGTGAAGAGGAACTGCGTGAGCTTTTGGGCCACCCGAGCACATTGGTTCGCAACAAGGTGATTGATCATCTAGACCATCACTGTTGTGAGTTCATCCGGTTATCCCCTTACGCCGTGCTGTCGACATGTAATTCGGACGGCCGGTGTGACGCGTCGCCGCGCGGCGATGCACCTGGCTTTGCACGCGTGCTCGACGAGAGGAGGCTCGTGATTCCCGAGCGGCCCGGCAATCGTCGGATGGACTCCCTTCTTAATATCCTCTCCAACCCTCACGTGGGCATCATCTTTATGATTCCTGGGTTGGAGGAGACGTTGCGAGTGAATGGCTCAGCGTGCGTGATTCGGGATGAATTCATCCTCAGTGAGATGGACGTCAATGGGCGGCGACCACTCGTCGGCATCGGGATCGAAGTCGAAGAATGTTATATTCACTGTGCCAAAGCACTTAAACGATCCCGCCTGTGGCAGTCAGACTCCTGGCCATCACCGTCAGAACTCCCGAATCCAGCAAAAATTTTGGCTGAGCACGCAGCGATACCAGATTTGACACCAGCCAAAGTAGGAGAGACGTTAAGGGATAGTTATACCAATCGGCTTTATTGA
- a CDS encoding GNAT family protein: MTILTLYEVSPDMVDIISMFHEWDVSEPERQMYTCRPLRPMTALYEYVHLVKTRIEERSRRIFVLAPSEEMARPYGKITAFDFNPRNRSAEFGYYLPEQNRGQGYGQEMVTRFLHSMYTDEEWDLHKLYATTASGNHASVKLLKRLGFHLDGILREHYFIGDQIQDQLHFSLLKREWLDAKPGSLRG, translated from the coding sequence GTGACCATTCTTACCTTATATGAAGTATCACCCGACATGGTTGATATCATTTCGATGTTTCATGAGTGGGACGTATCGGAGCCCGAACGGCAGATGTACACATGCCGTCCATTGCGCCCCATGACAGCTCTATACGAGTATGTGCATTTGGTGAAAACGCGCATCGAAGAGCGAAGTCGGCGTATCTTTGTGCTCGCACCGAGCGAGGAGATGGCGAGGCCGTACGGGAAGATCACAGCCTTTGACTTCAATCCGCGCAACCGAAGCGCTGAGTTCGGGTACTATCTTCCCGAGCAAAATCGAGGCCAAGGTTACGGGCAGGAGATGGTCACCCGATTCCTACACTCGATGTACACGGACGAAGAATGGGATCTACATAAGTTGTACGCGACGACTGCATCCGGCAATCACGCCTCCGTCAAGTTGTTGAAGCGCTTAGGATTTCATCTGGACGGGATCCTACGTGAGCATTACTTCATCGGAGACCAAATCCAAGATCAACTCCACTTTTCGCTGTTGAAGCGGGAATGGTTGGACGCAAAACCGGGGTCATTGCGCGGTTAG
- a CDS encoding class I SAM-dependent methyltransferase — protein MVKRHGFAVTGVDFADQALKRLESFSEEQGLHVNAYQRDLDDPYTLADLGCFDNILVVHFKPTIHTFQAMSGMLRTDGILLMTSFNVLQHARNNFPKAYCYAEREYVGVDPSLELLDYLSYADERGYFDGYIFRKM, from the coding sequence GTGGTGAAGCGACACGGATTTGCCGTGACGGGTGTCGACTTTGCGGACCAGGCACTGAAGCGCCTGGAATCATTTTCCGAAGAGCAAGGTTTACATGTGAACGCCTACCAACGAGACCTTGACGACCCGTATACGCTCGCCGACTTGGGATGTTTCGATAATATCCTTGTCGTCCATTTCAAGCCCACGATCCACACATTCCAAGCAATGTCTGGAATGTTACGCACGGACGGGATCCTGCTGATGACGTCGTTCAACGTTTTGCAACACGCCCGAAACAACTTTCCAAAAGCGTATTGTTACGCGGAGCGCGAGTATGTCGGCGTCGATCCGTCACTTGAACTGCTTGACTACCTCTCCTACGCGGATGAGCGTGGCTATTTCGACGGATACATATTTCGGAAGATGTGA
- a CDS encoding VOC family protein, producing the protein MNHSFYGLDHVQLAAPHGCEDEARAFFGGVLGMEEIEKPERLQRNGGVWFRCGSHQIHIGVDRNFAPAKKAHPAIHVRNLRGLKERIRERGIPVRDDELLPGADRFYVDDPFGNRLEFLEWSV; encoded by the coding sequence GTGAATCACTCCTTCTACGGACTCGATCACGTCCAATTAGCGGCACCACACGGCTGCGAGGATGAAGCCCGCGCCTTCTTCGGAGGCGTGCTTGGCATGGAAGAAATCGAGAAACCAGAGCGGTTGCAGCGCAATGGCGGCGTGTGGTTCCGCTGTGGCAGTCATCAGATACATATCGGTGTCGATCGCAACTTCGCACCTGCAAAAAAGGCTCATCCTGCTATCCACGTGCGAAATTTGAGAGGTCTGAAAGAGCGGATACGCGAGCGTGGTATCCCGGTTCGAGACGATGAGTTGTTACCGGGGGCGGATCGTTTTTATGTGGATGATCCATTCGGCAATCGCCTCGAGTTTCTCGAATGGAGCGTCTGA
- a CDS encoding ring-cleaving dioxygenase: MNLTGIHHLTAVSANIRDNYRFYTNVMGMRLVKRSVNQDDVRAYHLFYSGDKRGTPGNDLTFFDWDVPREQRGTHSINRTYLRVRGHDALSWWADWLSENRIPHAGIQEIDNRAVIFFEDLEGQRLALVDDGGQGDTHLPWDRSPVPAPYQIRGLGPIMMSVKKLLRTDWMLTNVLNMRPVRQYHHPEEGVVHVYEMGPGGPHAELHVVEQANLPGVQPGAGGVHHVAFRTPNEEEYHEWSQFIKSSGIRNSGEVDRYWFRSLYFREPNGILFEIATDGPGFAVDEDPNTLGEKVVLPPSLEQRRAEILTNLKPID, translated from the coding sequence TTGAATTTGACTGGGATTCACCATTTGACGGCTGTGTCGGCCAACATCCGCGACAATTATCGGTTCTACACGAATGTTATGGGCATGCGGCTTGTGAAACGCAGTGTCAATCAAGACGACGTCCGTGCCTACCACTTGTTTTACAGTGGTGACAAACGCGGTACGCCAGGTAACGATTTAACCTTTTTTGATTGGGATGTGCCAAGAGAGCAGCGTGGGACTCACAGCATCAACCGGACTTATTTGCGGGTGCGTGGGCATGATGCGTTGTCATGGTGGGCGGATTGGCTGAGTGAGAACCGCATCCCCCACGCGGGTATTCAAGAAATAGACAATCGCGCAGTGATCTTCTTTGAAGATCTAGAAGGGCAGCGGCTGGCGTTGGTGGACGATGGCGGGCAGGGCGATACGCATCTGCCGTGGGACCGCAGTCCAGTCCCGGCCCCCTATCAAATTCGCGGTCTGGGTCCCATTATGATGAGTGTCAAGAAGCTACTCCGAACGGACTGGATGCTGACCAATGTATTAAATATGCGGCCCGTGCGACAGTACCATCATCCTGAAGAAGGCGTGGTTCACGTATACGAGATGGGGCCCGGGGGACCTCACGCAGAATTGCATGTCGTTGAACAAGCGAATCTTCCTGGCGTGCAACCAGGCGCAGGCGGTGTGCATCATGTCGCCTTTCGAACGCCAAATGAAGAGGAGTATCACGAGTGGTCGCAATTCATCAAGTCGTCTGGGATTCGCAATAGCGGGGAAGTAGACCGCTATTGGTTCCGGAGTCTCTATTTTCGCGAACCGAACGGCATTTTGTTCGAAATCGCGACGGATGGTCCCGGCTTTGCCGTCGATGAAGATCCCAACACACTTGGTGAGAAGGTCGTGTTACCGCCTTCCCTGGAGCAACGCCGAGCTGAAATTCTCACGAACTTGAAGCCCATTGACTGA
- a CDS encoding ring-cleaving dioxygenase, which translates to MEPLTGIHHVSMFTANPRENYEFYTKTMGMRLVKKTVNQDRTSSYHLFYGDHRGAPGTQVTFFDIPRAARTHRGVSSISKIGLRVSNPRALEYWRDRLQGTSAGHLEIAAQMGRDVLDYEDFEGLPIVMVSDEGYAGGASGTPCDRSVVPPEFSIRGLGPVTFTVRDADPTLRTLIDVLGFREIGHYASRVTGQPDIRVLETGDGGTAAQVHVEERHDLEQQKLGRGGVHHVAFRVPTNEQYLAWYERVEAAGLKTTGLIDRYYFRSMYFREPSGIMIELATDGPGLTVDETLETLGENLVLPPFLEGQRASIEAKLPPFNTSIS; encoded by the coding sequence ATGGAGCCATTGACCGGTATACACCATGTTTCGATGTTTACGGCGAATCCGCGCGAGAACTACGAGTTTTATACAAAGACCATGGGGATGCGACTGGTCAAGAAGACGGTGAATCAAGACCGTACATCCTCATACCACCTATTTTACGGAGACCACCGAGGAGCTCCGGGGACGCAGGTCACATTTTTCGACATCCCGCGCGCTGCACGAACACATCGCGGTGTCAGCAGCATATCGAAAATCGGGTTGCGGGTATCGAATCCGAGGGCATTGGAGTACTGGCGGGATCGCCTGCAAGGAACGAGTGCCGGGCACCTTGAGATCGCTGCGCAGATGGGCCGCGACGTACTGGACTATGAGGATTTTGAAGGCCTACCAATAGTTATGGTCTCGGATGAGGGGTATGCAGGCGGCGCTTCGGGGACACCTTGCGATAGGAGTGTTGTACCACCTGAATTTTCCATACGCGGATTAGGCCCGGTCACCTTCACGGTCCGAGATGCGGACCCCACACTTCGAACGCTGATCGACGTCCTAGGGTTTCGGGAAATTGGTCACTATGCGTCACGGGTAACCGGTCAGCCTGACATCCGCGTCCTTGAGACTGGGGACGGTGGGACTGCTGCGCAGGTGCATGTCGAAGAGCGGCATGATTTGGAACAGCAAAAACTTGGTCGTGGTGGCGTGCATCACGTGGCCTTTCGCGTGCCGACCAACGAGCAGTATCTGGCCTGGTACGAGCGTGTAGAAGCCGCAGGTTTGAAGACGACAGGATTGATTGACCGTTATTACTTTCGATCCATGTACTTTCGGGAACCAAGCGGCATCATGATTGAGTTGGCGACCGATGGACCGGGTTTGACGGTGGACGAAACCCTCGAAACCCTTGGAGAGAACCTCGTACTACCACCGTTTTTGGAAGGCCAGCGAGCATCCATTGAAGCGAAGTTGCCACCATTCAACACGAGTATTTCTTGA
- a CDS encoding helix-turn-helix domain-containing protein: MNQKKKYNISVEATLEVIGGKWKCVILCHLTRGKKRTSEFRRLMPGITQKMLTQQLRELEHDGIIRRISYNQVPPKVEYELTEYGWSLQSILDSLCAWGEQHIVRVYGDKFSVLEESILNE; the protein is encoded by the coding sequence ATGAATCAAAAGAAAAAGTACAATATCTCGGTTGAAGCGACGTTAGAAGTCATCGGTGGCAAGTGGAAATGCGTCATCCTCTGCCATTTGACACGAGGGAAGAAACGAACAAGTGAATTTCGGCGCCTGATGCCCGGTATCACGCAGAAAATGCTGACCCAGCAACTGCGGGAGTTGGAACACGACGGGATCATTCGTCGTATCAGTTACAATCAGGTACCCCCCAAAGTGGAATATGAACTCACTGAATACGGGTGGAGTTTGCAAAGCATTTTGGACTCGCTGTGCGCTTGGGGAGAGCAACATATCGTCAGAGTCTATGGAGATAAATTTAGCGTACTTGAGGAGAGCATTTTGAACGAATAG
- a CDS encoding MFS transporter — protein MDKQRSTLALLALAVSAFAIGTTEFISVGLLPLISKGMHVSVTTAGLTVTVYALGVTLGAPILTPLTASVPRKALLLWIMVLFIVGNGTAAMATSMEMLLVGRVLAALAHGVFMAIASTLAADVASEDRRASAIAFMFTGLTVATVTGVPLGTFLGHQLGWRVAFMMIVAFGIVALVANSILVPSNLPRGARPNFSHQFAIVTNRRLLLMFIITALGYGGTFVVFTYLSPLLQDVTGFRGATVAAILLVYGIAIAIGNFIGGRLANRRPLSALLYMFVAQAVVLAILSLTAPFKVAALVTIFGMGLLAFMNVPGLQVYVVQLAERFAPKAVDAASALNIAAFNAGIALGAYLGGIVARTLGLIHTPWIGALMVLAAAILTGWSCVLERKDEQATEAKRAYL, from the coding sequence GTGGATAAACAACGAAGTACACTGGCGCTGCTGGCATTGGCAGTCAGTGCATTTGCAATTGGAACGACGGAATTTATCAGCGTCGGGCTATTGCCATTAATCTCGAAGGGGATGCACGTCTCCGTTACGACGGCGGGGTTGACCGTTACGGTTTACGCGCTAGGGGTGACGCTCGGAGCACCCATCTTAACGCCTCTCACGGCAAGTGTGCCGAGAAAAGCTCTTTTACTTTGGATCATGGTCCTGTTCATTGTCGGCAACGGGACGGCGGCAATGGCAACCAGTATGGAAATGTTGCTGGTGGGCCGCGTGCTCGCGGCGCTGGCCCACGGTGTGTTCATGGCCATCGCCAGCACGTTGGCAGCAGATGTCGCTTCCGAGGATAGGCGAGCTAGTGCCATTGCTTTCATGTTTACCGGACTTACTGTTGCCACGGTGACCGGTGTGCCCTTGGGAACCTTCCTCGGTCACCAGTTGGGGTGGAGAGTCGCCTTTATGATGATTGTCGCGTTTGGCATCGTGGCGCTCGTCGCGAACAGTATTCTGGTTCCCTCGAATCTACCCCGGGGAGCCCGCCCTAACTTCAGCCATCAGTTCGCCATCGTCACGAATCGCCGATTGCTCTTGATGTTCATCATTACCGCGTTAGGCTACGGTGGCACATTTGTCGTCTTTACGTACTTGTCGCCACTGCTCCAAGATGTCACCGGTTTTCGAGGGGCGACAGTTGCCGCCATCCTGCTCGTCTATGGCATCGCCATCGCCATTGGCAACTTCATCGGCGGAAGACTGGCGAACCGAAGGCCGCTGTCTGCGCTCTTGTACATGTTTGTAGCACAAGCCGTCGTGCTGGCCATCTTGTCCCTGACTGCGCCGTTTAAGGTAGCGGCACTCGTCACGATCTTTGGCATGGGACTGTTGGCATTTATGAATGTGCCTGGACTTCAAGTGTACGTCGTCCAACTGGCCGAACGGTTTGCGCCGAAAGCCGTTGATGCCGCTTCTGCTCTCAATATTGCTGCCTTTAACGCAGGCATCGCCCTTGGGGCATACCTAGGCGGTATCGTCGCGAGAACGCTGGGGCTCATTCATACGCCGTGGATTGGCGCGCTTATGGTGTTGGCGGCAGCCATTCTCACAGGCTGGAGTTGCGTGTTGGAACGAAAGGACGAGCAGGCTACTGAAGCGAAACGGGCGTATCTCTGA